ATGCTCCATGCCCACTATATTTAAATGGAATTAGCTTAGAATTTTTAATATATTCTCTTTGTATTTCACCTAATTCAAATGGGACAACTTGATCATGTATCCCATGGATAATCAGCGTTGGCACATGGATCATATTTAAATCATAAAATAGTTCTTCATAGAGCCAAGCTTTTGAAATAGCGATCGTTGACCAGCTTGCCGCCTGTAACCCTAATTGTAAAAACCAATCAGAAAATGGTTCCGTTATGGGCTGAAAGAAAAATATTTTGCCAAAGTCACTTAACATTTGAGGACGATCCCTATATGTATTTTCAATAATTTGAATCACTACTTCTTTATCTAAACCATATGGAAAATTAACACGTTTGATCAGACTCGGTGCGGCTGCTGCAAATAGCGCAAGCTTAGAAACGCCATATCCTTTATGCCGCCCCATATATCGAATGGCGATTGCGCCGCCCGTTGAATGTCCCGCTAATGTGAAATCTTGTATTTTAAGTGATTCAACCACACTTCGGACATCGTCAGATAGTCTGTCATAGTCGTATCCTCTCCAAGGCTTATCCGATTGACCAAATCCTCTTTGATCTATACCAATACATCGGTATCCCATCTGAGGCAATATATTGAACTGATATTCAAATAGATTATGATTCGCAGGCCAACCATGTAAAAATACGATGGTCTTATCTCCCTCCGGGTTAATATCCTCCACATAAATTTTTACATTTGCTTCTACTTCAATATAGCATCCCATCACTACACCTCCAATAATTAAGTAACTCTATTGGCATATTATTCGCTGAATGATTGGTTTATGAATGGGCAAAAGTCCTTTTGAATTACTCTCCTGC
Above is a genomic segment from Alkaliphilus oremlandii OhILAs containing:
- a CDS encoding alpha/beta fold hydrolase translates to MGCYIEVEANVKIYVEDINPEGDKTIVFLHGWPANHNLFEYQFNILPQMGYRCIGIDQRGFGQSDKPWRGYDYDRLSDDVRSVVESLKIQDFTLAGHSTGGAIAIRYMGRHKGYGVSKLALFAAAAPSLIKRVNFPYGLDKEVVIQIIENTYRDRPQMLSDFGKIFFFQPITEPFSDWFLQLGLQAASWSTIAISKAWLYEELFYDLNMIHVPTLIIHGIHDQVVPFELGEIQREYIKNSKLIPFKYSGHGAFYDQKEKFNEELIAFIEGTEPIQASFNNN